The following are encoded together in the Buteo buteo chromosome 24, bButBut1.hap1.1, whole genome shotgun sequence genome:
- the CLK4 gene encoding dual specificity protein kinase CLK4 isoform X1, with the protein MYLFEHRIPAYNIQQRKLWQMRHSKQSHCPEWDDRKSWDQRKHSSSRKRRKRSHSSGQESKHYKPNHFSESHYLDDRTINERDHHDRRYVEEYRNDFCEVYDHRHYHRDYEKSHHHHYSKSSGRSRKSSHKRKHKRHHCSSHQSHSKSHRRKRSRSVEDDEEGHLICESGDVLRARYEIVATLGEGAFGKVVECIDHDMRGMHVAVKIVKNVGRYREAARSEIQVLEHLNNMDPSSTFRCVQMLEWFDHHGHVCIVFELLGLSTYDFIKENSFLPFHINDIRNMAYQICQSINFLHHNKLTHTDLKPENILFVESDYIVKYNAKMKRDERTLKNTDIKVVDFGSATFDDEHHSTLVSTRHYRAPEVILALGWSQPCDVWSIGCILIEYYLGFTVFQTHDSKEHLAMMERILGPLPAHMIKKSRKHYFHHDQLDWDEHSSAGRYVRRRCKPLKEFMHCQDRDHQSLFDLVRRMLEYDPAKRITLDEALQHPFFEPLNK; encoded by the exons aTGTACCTGTTTGAACACAGAATTCCTGCATATAACATCCAGCAACGGAAGCTG tGGCAGATGCGGCATTCAAAACAATCTCATTGTCCTGAATGGGACGACCGCAAGAGCTGGGATCAaagaaagcacagcagcagccgtAAACGCAGGAAAAGGTCCCACAGCAGTGGACAAGAAAGCAAGCACTATAAACCAAATCACTTTTCAGAAAG tcattATTTGGACGATAGAACCATAAATGAAAGAGACCATCATGACCGGAGATATGTTGAGGAATACAGAAATGACTTCTGTGAAGTATATGACCACAGGCATTATCACAGAGACTATGAAAAGAGTCACCATCATCACTATAGCAAATCCTCTGGTCGGAGCAGGAAAAGTAGTCATAAAAGGAAGCATAAGAGACATCATTGCTCCAGTCACCAATCGCATTCG AAGAGTCACCGAAGGAAAAGATCCAGGAGTGTAGAGGATGATGAGGAGGGTCACCTGATCTGTGAAAGTGGAGACGTTCTAAGAGCAAGAT ATGAAATTGTTGCAACTTTAGGAGAAGGAGCTTTTGGAAAAGTAGTGGAGTGCATAGATCATGATAT gagaGGAATGCATGTAGCAGTTAAAATTGTGAAAAACGTTGGTAGATACCGGGAAGCGGCCCGTTCAGAAATACAGGTGTTAGAACACTTAAACAACATGGATCCAAGCAGCACTTT ccgCTGTGTCCAGATGCTGGAATGGTTTGATCATCATGGCCATGTTTGCATTGTTTTTGAGCTACTGGGACTTAGTACTTACGACTTTATTaaggaaaacagctttctgcCATTTCATATTAATGACATTAGAAATATGGCTTATCAAATTTGCCAGTCTATAAACT ttTTACACCATAATAAACTAACTCATACTGATTTAAAGCCTGAAAATATCTTGTTTGTGGAGTCTGATTACATAGTGAAGTACAATGCCAAAATG aagCGAGATGAACgcactttaaaaaacacagacaTCAAAGTCGTTGATTTTGGAAGTGCAACTTTTGATGATGAGCATCACAGCACATTAGTGTCTACAAGACATTATAGAGCTCCTGAGGTTATTTTAG CACTGGGATGGTCACAGCCTTGCGATGTTTGGAGTATTGGTTGTATTCTAATTGAGTATTACCTAGGATTTACAGTGTTTCAG ACACATGATAGTAAAGAACACTTGGCAATGATGGAAAGGATACTAGGGCCTCTGCCAGCTCACATGATCAAGAAATCCAG aaagcattattttcaCCACGACCAATTGGACTGGGATGAACACAGTTCTGCAGGACGATATGTTAGGAGACGCTGTAAGCCTTTAAAG gaatTCATGCATTGCCAAGACAGAGATCATCAGAGTCTCTTTGACCTTGTTCGCAGGATGCTGGAATATGATCCAGCCAAAAGAATCACTCTTGATGAAGCCTTGCAGCATCCTTTTTTTGAaccattaaataaataa
- the CLK4 gene encoding dual specificity protein kinase CLK4 isoform X2: protein MRGMHVAVKIVKNVGRYREAARSEIQVLEHLNNMDPSSTFRCVQMLEWFDHHGHVCIVFELLGLSTYDFIKENSFLPFHINDIRNMAYQICQSINFLHHNKLTHTDLKPENILFVESDYIVKYNAKMKRDERTLKNTDIKVVDFGSATFDDEHHSTLVSTRHYRAPEVILALGWSQPCDVWSIGCILIEYYLGFTVFQTHDSKEHLAMMERILGPLPAHMIKKSRKHYFHHDQLDWDEHSSAGRYVRRRCKPLKEFMHCQDRDHQSLFDLVRRMLEYDPAKRITLDEALQHPFFEPLNK from the exons AT gagaGGAATGCATGTAGCAGTTAAAATTGTGAAAAACGTTGGTAGATACCGGGAAGCGGCCCGTTCAGAAATACAGGTGTTAGAACACTTAAACAACATGGATCCAAGCAGCACTTT ccgCTGTGTCCAGATGCTGGAATGGTTTGATCATCATGGCCATGTTTGCATTGTTTTTGAGCTACTGGGACTTAGTACTTACGACTTTATTaaggaaaacagctttctgcCATTTCATATTAATGACATTAGAAATATGGCTTATCAAATTTGCCAGTCTATAAACT ttTTACACCATAATAAACTAACTCATACTGATTTAAAGCCTGAAAATATCTTGTTTGTGGAGTCTGATTACATAGTGAAGTACAATGCCAAAATG aagCGAGATGAACgcactttaaaaaacacagacaTCAAAGTCGTTGATTTTGGAAGTGCAACTTTTGATGATGAGCATCACAGCACATTAGTGTCTACAAGACATTATAGAGCTCCTGAGGTTATTTTAG CACTGGGATGGTCACAGCCTTGCGATGTTTGGAGTATTGGTTGTATTCTAATTGAGTATTACCTAGGATTTACAGTGTTTCAG ACACATGATAGTAAAGAACACTTGGCAATGATGGAAAGGATACTAGGGCCTCTGCCAGCTCACATGATCAAGAAATCCAG aaagcattattttcaCCACGACCAATTGGACTGGGATGAACACAGTTCTGCAGGACGATATGTTAGGAGACGCTGTAAGCCTTTAAAG gaatTCATGCATTGCCAAGACAGAGATCATCAGAGTCTCTTTGACCTTGTTCGCAGGATGCTGGAATATGATCCAGCCAAAAGAATCACTCTTGATGAAGCCTTGCAGCATCCTTTTTTTGAaccattaaataaataa